A genomic stretch from Candidatus Hydrogenisulfobacillus filiaventi includes:
- the murE gene encoding UDP-N-acetylmuramoyl-L-alanyl-D-glutamate--2, 6-diaminopimelate ligase produces MPWIVHGGDLLYKDDRGWHLSPAVQGVTLDSREVRPGYIFVAVKGAHHDGHAYVGEAVRAGAVAVVGETPVAAPVPFIRVPSARRALAELAAAWWGHPARSLTVVGVTGTNGKTSVVYWLTQVLREAGIRTGMVSSVAVETGRRTLAARLTTPESPDLQRYLAEMRDSGLTHAVIEVSSHGIVQERIGEIGFHLAILTNVTREHLDFHLTMENYMLAKARLFERLVPEARGAVINADDASASVMRSHAAAGPVVGYGLDAGEVRARALRLEAWSSRFVVEGLGDRGLPARLPHPGRYNVYNALAVAAAAVRLGVEPRRAVETLARLGPVPGRMQIARSPDGVLVVVDYAHTPDGLGQALAAVRRFAPGDIWTVFGARGGRDRGKRPEMGRVAARWARHVLLTTDSPNDEDPAVIAAEIAAGIPGEVDSRFIADRAEAIRVAVEEARPGDIVLITGRGPERTQTFHGRAVPMVDADAVQAALARRGAALPAEPGREECRS; encoded by the coding sequence GTGCCCTGGATCGTGCACGGCGGAGACCTGCTTTACAAGGATGACCGCGGCTGGCACTTGTCGCCGGCTGTTCAGGGCGTCACGCTGGATTCCCGTGAGGTGCGTCCGGGGTACATCTTTGTGGCGGTGAAAGGTGCGCACCATGACGGCCACGCTTACGTCGGCGAGGCGGTGCGGGCGGGCGCGGTGGCGGTGGTGGGGGAGACCCCGGTCGCGGCCCCCGTGCCCTTTATCCGTGTGCCCTCCGCCCGGCGGGCCCTGGCCGAGCTGGCTGCCGCCTGGTGGGGGCATCCCGCGCGGTCGCTTACGGTGGTGGGGGTAACGGGCACCAATGGCAAGACCTCCGTCGTCTACTGGTTGACGCAGGTGCTGCGCGAGGCCGGCATCCGCACCGGGATGGTCTCCAGTGTCGCGGTGGAAACCGGCCGGCGGACCCTGGCCGCCCGGCTGACCACCCCTGAAAGCCCGGACCTGCAGCGGTACCTGGCGGAGATGCGGGATTCCGGCCTCACCCATGCCGTAATCGAGGTCTCATCGCACGGGATTGTCCAGGAGCGCATCGGGGAAATCGGGTTCCATCTGGCCATCCTCACCAACGTGACCCGGGAGCATCTGGATTTTCATCTCACGATGGAAAATTATATGCTGGCTAAGGCCCGCCTGTTCGAACGCCTGGTGCCGGAAGCTCGGGGGGCCGTCATCAATGCCGACGATGCCAGCGCCTCGGTGATGCGATCCCACGCGGCCGCGGGGCCGGTGGTGGGGTACGGGCTGGACGCGGGCGAGGTCCGTGCCCGGGCCCTGCGCCTCGAGGCCTGGTCGTCCCGCTTTGTGGTGGAAGGGCTCGGCGACCGAGGTCTGCCGGCGCGCCTCCCGCATCCGGGCCGTTACAACGTGTACAATGCCCTGGCGGTGGCGGCCGCCGCGGTGCGGCTGGGGGTGGAGCCCCGGCGGGCGGTGGAGACGCTGGCACGGTTGGGGCCGGTACCCGGGCGCATGCAGATTGCCCGCAGCCCGGACGGGGTGCTGGTGGTGGTGGATTACGCCCATACCCCGGACGGTCTGGGCCAGGCACTGGCCGCCGTGCGGCGGTTTGCGCCCGGCGACATCTGGACGGTCTTCGGCGCGCGTGGCGGGCGGGACCGCGGCAAACGGCCTGAAATGGGACGGGTGGCAGCGCGTTGGGCCCGTCATGTTCTGCTTACCACCGACAGCCCCAACGATGAGGATCCGGCTGTCATCGCCGCCGAAATTGCCGCCGGCATCCCCGGCGAGGTCGACAGCCGTTTTATCGCGGACCGGGCCGAGGCTATCCGGGTGGCGGTGGAGGAGGCGCGGCCGGGTGACATTGTCCTGATTACGGGCAGGGGTC
- a CDS encoding Glyco_18 domain-containing protein: MLRTWEPPVTRLRAGGRLRRLWPAGWAAAVLMALGGALAFRGPLARAVTTVDRLLLPPAPRAAAVRTPAPPADGLPPALVLGYYYNPGHTANGVALLSRYVPVLNGIIPFWYTIHRNGSISGRTDPRVLELAQHHDLWTFALVSNMGGPAVYAALLGNPGAEQRAIDNLLTLVEVNGYDGVNLDWEAISPADRQAFTAFVGRLAQTFHRHGYYVTLSVPAETASQPANPWTGAYSYRQLGREADLLMIMAYDQHYPGSAPGPIASPAWVRQVLNYAVRRVPPAKIILGIPGYGYNWSGSGGAQAVTYGQALSLKGQHDSGGGNHFTYVQDGVVHTVWFENSASFLSKIHLVTGYELRGIALWRLGIEDPRIWNFLQ; the protein is encoded by the coding sequence GTGCTGCGTACATGGGAACCACCGGTGACCCGGCTGCGGGCCGGCGGGCGCCTGCGCCGGCTGTGGCCGGCGGGATGGGCGGCGGCGGTGCTGATGGCCCTGGGGGGAGCGCTCGCCTTCCGGGGTCCGTTGGCCCGTGCGGTGACGACGGTGGATCGCCTGCTGCTCCCGCCGGCGCCGCGGGCGGCAGCGGTCCGGACTCCTGCCCCGCCGGCCGACGGGCTGCCGCCCGCCCTGGTGTTGGGCTATTACTATAATCCCGGTCATACTGCCAACGGGGTGGCGCTGCTCTCCCGGTACGTGCCGGTGCTGAACGGGATTATCCCCTTCTGGTATACCATCCACCGCAACGGGTCCATCAGCGGCCGGACTGATCCGCGTGTCCTGGAGCTGGCCCAACATCACGACCTGTGGACCTTTGCCCTGGTGTCCAACATGGGCGGGCCCGCCGTGTATGCGGCCCTCCTGGGTAATCCCGGGGCCGAACAGCGCGCCATCGACAATCTACTGACCCTGGTGGAGGTGAACGGGTACGATGGGGTCAATCTGGACTGGGAGGCCATCAGCCCTGCGGACCGTCAGGCCTTCACCGCCTTTGTCGGGCGGCTGGCCCAGACCTTCCACCGCCATGGCTACTATGTGACCCTATCGGTGCCGGCGGAAACCGCCTCCCAGCCGGCCAACCCCTGGACAGGGGCCTATTCCTACCGCCAGCTGGGCCGGGAAGCCGACCTGCTCATGATCATGGCCTACGACCAGCACTATCCCGGCAGTGCGCCCGGCCCCATCGCGTCCCCGGCCTGGGTCCGCCAAGTGCTGAATTATGCTGTGCGCCGGGTACCGCCCGCTAAAATCATCCTGGGCATTCCCGGCTACGGCTACAATTGGAGCGGAAGCGGGGGCGCCCAGGCGGTGACGTACGGTCAGGCGCTGTCGTTGAAAGGGCAGCATGACTCCGGCGGCGGCAACCATTTCACCTATGTCCAGGACGGCGTCGTGCACACGGTGTGGTTTGAAAACTCGGCCAGCTTTTTGAGCAAGATCCATCTGGTCACCGGGTACGAGCTGCGCGGAATCGCCCTGTGGCGGCTGGGGATCGAGGACCCTCGCATCTGGAACTTTCTGCAGTAG